A DNA window from Niabella yanshanensis contains the following coding sequences:
- a CDS encoding TonB-dependent receptor domain-containing protein: MKYVLSLFLLLACVVKASAVNEPLSVIKGTVRSSDNKPVANATVQVKNTDRATVTDKNGVFYFRKLEVGTYTIVVSFVGSEPVEQIVEVGNNETTDVSITINSSLQELEEIIIKSARNRYKVDELSGSMRLKTPILNLPQNIQVVTSDALIDQQVFDIVDGITRNASGVIRQGHWDNQYANIRMRGSKLPSFRNGMNIEASWGPTAEDAIMIDRIEFVKGPGSFMLASGEPGGFYNVVTKKPTGQTKGLVNFSMGSYSTYRGGLDFDGKLSKDGKLLYRVAASAQQKDFFTKYNYSNRIVVAPSLKYLINDNTSVTLEYNFQGSKYLSNGNYTFSPKKYADPDIRNNFFYGDPSMEPGKLRDHSAYVYFDHKINDRWEAHAQIAYFNFRMKATSTWANYLTADGGMSRYYSMSDEAGENRFGQFSFSGVEHTGPVKHTILMGADFGNKKFWGDFPTLKSDLYFADSILFNVYNPRYGLPASQIPVVDRSKSIYTRAAAGNYMTVTTYSSAFVHDEMSFFKEKVRLSLGLRFTDMTTVGKTGAADQKDEVFSPRVGLSYSINKSTSVYALFDQTFVPVAGTDFFGNTFKPVRGNDIEGGIKKEWFAGRWMSTISVYNIKRKNALVPDPDASHVVGNQTFNIQAGETTSKGIEVDIVGEILPGLNLTANYAYTDSRITKASTTASSAATVGNRTAYVPYNVTNLWLQYRVQQGFLEGFGLSGGIQSQTGRVVGNSKATNFPDYFRADGGISYQKGRYAISMLVNNLLNNQRLMTAGSMTTPTAALAASKGAVPYYSYIVEARRNMRIGITYRF, translated from the coding sequence ATGAAGTATGTACTATCCCTCTTTTTGCTGCTGGCATGCGTTGTAAAAGCATCAGCAGTCAATGAGCCTCTTTCTGTTATTAAGGGCACTGTTCGCAGTTCAGACAATAAGCCGGTAGCTAATGCTACGGTTCAGGTAAAGAATACCGATCGCGCTACCGTTACCGACAAAAACGGAGTATTTTATTTCCGAAAACTAGAGGTAGGTACTTACACCATTGTGGTATCTTTTGTTGGTAGCGAACCAGTAGAGCAAATAGTGGAAGTAGGCAATAACGAAACAACGGATGTATCTATTACGATCAATAGCAGCTTACAGGAGCTGGAAGAAATTATTATTAAAAGTGCGCGTAACCGCTACAAGGTAGATGAGTTAAGCGGCTCTATGAGGTTGAAAACTCCGATCCTGAACCTTCCACAAAATATACAAGTGGTTACATCAGATGCTTTGATTGATCAACAGGTATTTGATATTGTAGACGGCATTACCCGTAATGCTAGTGGGGTAATTCGCCAAGGGCATTGGGATAATCAATATGCCAATATAAGAATGCGGGGCTCTAAACTTCCTTCTTTCAGAAATGGCATGAACATCGAAGCATCATGGGGACCAACAGCTGAAGATGCTATTATGATTGACCGGATTGAATTTGTAAAAGGGCCGGGAAGTTTTATGTTAGCCAGTGGAGAACCGGGAGGTTTTTATAATGTCGTAACGAAAAAGCCAACCGGACAAACCAAAGGCCTGGTTAATTTTTCCATGGGTAGTTATAGCACTTACAGGGGCGGCTTAGACTTCGATGGCAAACTTAGTAAAGATGGCAAATTATTGTATAGAGTTGCAGCATCAGCTCAGCAAAAAGACTTTTTCACGAAGTATAACTACAGCAACCGTATAGTGGTTGCGCCCTCTTTGAAGTATCTTATTAATGACAACACATCAGTCACATTAGAATATAACTTCCAGGGATCTAAATACCTATCGAACGGCAACTATACATTCTCTCCCAAAAAATATGCAGATCCGGATATCAGAAACAATTTCTTTTATGGCGATCCCTCGATGGAGCCTGGCAAGCTCCGAGATCACAGCGCTTATGTTTATTTCGATCATAAGATCAATGACCGTTGGGAAGCACACGCACAAATTGCTTACTTCAATTTTAGAATGAAAGCGACCAGTACCTGGGCAAACTATTTAACAGCTGACGGAGGAATGAGTCGCTACTACAGTATGTCTGACGAGGCAGGTGAAAACCGGTTCGGGCAATTCTCCTTCTCTGGTGTAGAACATACCGGCCCGGTTAAACATACTATTTTGATGGGTGCTGATTTCGGAAATAAAAAATTCTGGGGCGACTTTCCAACGCTTAAATCAGATTTATATTTTGCAGACAGCATTTTGTTTAATGTATACAATCCAAGATATGGTTTACCAGCCAGCCAGATCCCGGTAGTGGATCGGTCTAAAAGTATTTACACAAGAGCTGCAGCGGGCAACTATATGACCGTAACCACATATTCATCGGCATTCGTACATGATGAGATGTCATTCTTTAAAGAAAAGGTACGTCTTTCATTAGGATTAAGATTTACTGATATGACAACGGTTGGGAAAACAGGTGCTGCAGATCAAAAGGATGAAGTTTTTTCGCCTAGAGTAGGTTTGAGCTATTCCATCAATAAATCTACTTCAGTTTATGCATTGTTTGATCAAACTTTTGTACCTGTTGCCGGGACTGATTTCTTTGGCAACACCTTTAAACCCGTACGTGGTAATGATATTGAGGGTGGAATCAAAAAAGAATGGTTTGCCGGCCGATGGATGTCAACCATATCCGTTTATAATATTAAAAGAAAAAATGCCCTTGTACCTGACCCGGATGCCTCGCATGTAGTAGGTAACCAGACATTCAATATACAGGCAGGTGAAACTACTTCGAAAGGTATTGAAGTAGATATTGTGGGGGAAATCTTACCAGGCTTGAATCTTACGGCCAATTATGCTTACACCGATTCAAGGATAACCAAGGCATCCACTACCGCCAGCTCGGCTGCAACCGTTGGCAACAGAACTGCTTATGTTCCTTACAATGTTACTAATCTTTGGTTACAGTACAGGGTGCAGCAAGGCTTCTTAGAAGGCTTTGGTCTATCAGGCGGCATCCAGTCTCAAACCGGCCGTGTAGTAGGCAATTCAAAAGCCACCAATTTCCCCGACTACTTCAGGGCAGATGGGGGTATCAGTTATCAAAAGGGGCGCTATGCTATTTCTATGCTGGTAAACAACCTGTTAAATAATCAGCGATTGATGACCGCAGGTTCCATGACTACTCCCACTGCTGCATTGGCAGCTTCCAAAGGAGCAGTGCCCTATTACTCATATATCGTTGAAGCCCGCAGAAATATGCGAATAGGTATTACTTACAGGTTCTAA
- a CDS encoding PepSY-associated TM helix domain-containing protein has product MITNGKAPKKKKQRSLFYSIAAWLHLWLGLITGAIMVVVCLCACIWVFNEEITGLLEPETKVAYRNQKVIPPSRLMAIADSLYPGKKTGYATYKQGNAIYLSLGEGRKGNTVLRINPYTGQVISSKEHKEGETDFFRFILNGHRFLWLPYEIGRPIVNYSTLIFVIILISGMVLWWPRRWTKAAKQQAFTIKTKASFKRVNYDLHNVLGFYSLIVLAIMALTGMVYGIKWYSNGLYWVTSGGAQLPEFKAAGSDSLQAGKFYTPAAIMDKTWNEVAAAHPEAEGFYYNFADTAKPKSAINISVYPTAGKYYNRYSFVFDQYTGQPIAGNNPVYDKNYDEVSGAAKLRRMNYDLHVGSILGLPGKILAFFGALIGASLPITGFLVWWGKRKKKKKPMAQKAAQSQVKSIKVATSEPATL; this is encoded by the coding sequence ATGATTACAAACGGCAAAGCTCCAAAAAAGAAGAAACAACGCAGTTTATTTTATAGCATTGCGGCCTGGTTACATCTTTGGCTCGGATTAATAACAGGCGCCATTATGGTGGTGGTTTGCCTATGTGCCTGTATTTGGGTATTTAATGAAGAAATTACCGGTTTGCTGGAACCCGAAACAAAAGTGGCGTATCGCAACCAAAAAGTTATACCGCCTTCGCGCCTGATGGCAATCGCAGACTCTTTATACCCGGGTAAGAAAACCGGTTATGCCACCTATAAGCAGGGCAATGCTATTTACCTTTCTTTGGGTGAGGGCCGAAAAGGAAATACCGTTTTAAGAATCAACCCCTATACAGGTCAGGTCATCAGCAGCAAAGAACATAAAGAGGGCGAAACCGATTTCTTCCGGTTTATATTGAATGGTCACCGCTTTTTATGGCTGCCTTACGAAATAGGCCGGCCCATCGTTAATTACAGTACCCTGATATTTGTAATCATACTAATCAGCGGCATGGTGCTTTGGTGGCCCCGCCGCTGGACCAAAGCCGCTAAGCAGCAGGCTTTTACCATCAAAACTAAAGCTTCTTTTAAAAGAGTGAATTATGACCTGCATAATGTATTAGGGTTTTATTCATTGATTGTGCTGGCAATCATGGCACTTACAGGCATGGTGTATGGTATTAAGTGGTACAGCAACGGCTTGTATTGGGTAACTTCTGGAGGCGCCCAATTGCCCGAATTTAAAGCTGCCGGTTCTGACTCCCTGCAAGCCGGTAAATTTTATACGCCCGCTGCTATAATGGATAAAACCTGGAATGAAGTAGCGGCGGCGCATCCTGAAGCAGAAGGCTTCTATTACAATTTTGCTGATACTGCCAAACCCAAAAGCGCTATCAATATCAGTGTATATCCTACCGCGGGTAAATACTACAACCGTTACAGTTTTGTATTCGACCAGTATACCGGCCAGCCAATTGCAGGTAACAACCCAGTATATGATAAAAATTATGATGAGGTTTCAGGGGCTGCTAAACTGCGAAGAATGAACTACGACCTGCATGTGGGATCGATATTAGGCTTACCCGGAAAAATACTGGCGTTCTTCGGCGCTCTTATAGGAGCCAGCCTCCCCATAACCGGTTTCCTGGTATGGTGGGGGAAGCGTAAAAAGAAGAAGAAACCTATGGCGCAGAAAGCCGCCCAATCGCAGGTAAAAAGTATTAAAGTGGCTACGTCAGAACCGGCAACTTTATAA